The Malus sylvestris chromosome 12, drMalSylv7.2, whole genome shotgun sequence genome contains a region encoding:
- the LOC126593195 gene encoding protein kinase and PP2C-like domain-containing protein isoform X2, whose translation MVMEIVEPNACIRGCCSSNSIPLHLPPSSYTLLRPIARGAESVVYEALLDGKKVAVKKPILSTSDDLDKFHKELQLLCKLDHRGLAKLVAAHAKPPNYMYFFEFFESPNLSEKLHMEEWTPTIDQVLVIALHLAKALQYLHNLGIVHRDVKPANILLDNDLCPHLADFGLAVYKEDLKGVSLENWRSSGKPTGGFHKKNMVGTLIYMAPEILKKETHTEKSDVYSFGISLNELLTGVVPYTDLRAEAQAHTVLEMNYTEQQLTAAVVSDGLRPVLADPESGVPSALLSVIQRCWDANSQNRPSFDDIVAELVIILKQREKIKEPDSSFHDSLNSLGNQPIDVGNNLQAYQEGINWFTQGENSINRACEPKHGLEKWLQASNDTLAYHPVLSWGSFATCGRRETMEDTHFLLPHVCNERDIHVFGIFDGHRGAAAAEFSARAFPGFLQAISSISSPSSALFEAFIKTDIAFRAELDISRKSKRVIQKDWHPGCTAAAALIVRDKLFVANAGDCRTILCRSGHPFVLSKDHVASCLEERDRVISAGGDVRWQVDNWRVGRAALQVTRSIGDDDLKPAVTAEPEITETILSPEDEYLVMASDGLWDVVSNAEVVSIIRDTVKEPGMCSKRLATEAAERGSKDNITVIVVFLRPVSTAERIF comes from the exons ATGGTTATGGAAATTGTGGAACCAAACGCGTGCATTAGAGGTTGCTGCAGCAGCAATTCCATTCCTCTCCATCTTCCACCTTCCTCTTACACTCTCCTCAGACCCATTGCCCGAG GGGCTGAGAGTGTTGTATACGAAGCACTTTTGGATGGGAAGAAAGTTGCTGTCAAGAAACCCATCTTGTCTACTTCTGATGATCTTGATAAATTCCACAAGGAATTGCAATTGCTTTG TAAGCTGGATCatcggggattagcaaaattggtAGCTGCGCATGCAAAGCCTCCCAATTACATGTATttctttgaattctttgaatCACCCAATTTGTCTGAGAAACTACACATGGAAGAATGGACTCCGACTATCGATCAGGTGCTTGTGATTGCTCTCCATTTAG CAAAGGCTTTGCAATACCTGCATAACCTCGGGATTGTACATAGGGATGTGAAACCGGCAAATATTCTT CTTGATAACGATCTTTGTCCCCACTTAGCAGACTTTGGTTTGGCTGTATATAAAGAAGATCTTAAAGGAGTTTCTCTTGAGAATTGGAGGTCATCTGGCAAGCCTACTGGTGGTTTTCACAAAAAGAATATGGTTGGCACACTCATTTACATGGCACctgaaatattgaagaaggaaaCTCATACAGAAAAGTCAGACGTGTACAGCTTTGGTATTTCACTCAA TGAGCTTCTTACTGGTGTTGTTCCATATACTGATCTTCGTGCGGAAGCCCAG GCGCACACTGTACTGGAGATGAACTACACAGAGCAGCAACTTACAGCAGCAGTGGTGTCAGATGGATTGCGACCGGTTCTTGCTGATCCTGAGTCTGGTGTGCCATCAGCTTTATTGTCAGTGATACAGAGATGTTGGGATGCAAATTCTCAAAACAGGCCTTCCTTCGATGACATAGTTGCTGAACTTGTTATAATTTTGaaacagagagagaaaataaaggAGCCAGATAGTTCCTTTCACGATTCTCTTAATTCTCTTGGTAATCAGCCTATAGATGTTGGCAACAATCTTCAAGCTTATCAAGAGGGTATTAACTGGTTTACTCAGGGAGAAAATTCCATCAATAGAGCTTGTGAACCTAAGCATGGGTTGGAAAAGTGGCTTCAGGCTTCAAATGATACTTTGGCATATCATCCAGTACTTTCTTGGGGATCCTTTGCTACCTGTGGCAGAAGAGAGACGATGGAGGATACACATTTCCTTTTGCCACATGTGTGTAATGAAAGAGATATCCAtgtttttggtatttttgaTGGTCATAGAG GTGCAGCAGCTGCCGAATTTTCAGCTCGAGCTTTTCCAGGATTCCTGCAAGCTATAAGTTCGATTAGCAG TCCAAGCAGTGCATTGTTCGAGGCATTCATTAAGACTGATATAGCATTTAGAGCTGAGCTGGATATTTCTCGTAAATCCAAGAGAGTTATCCAGAAGGACTGGCATCCTGGTTGCACTGCAGCTGCAGCTCTTATTGTTAGAGACAAACTTTTTGTAGCTAATGCAGGAGATTGCAGGACAATACTGTGTCGTTCTGGCCACCCCTTTGTTCTAAGCAAG GATCACGTTGCAAGCTGTCTCGAAGAAAGGGATCGGGTTATTAGTGCAGGAGGAGACGTAAGATGGCAAGTTGATAATTGGAGGGTGGGTCGTGCTGCTCTTCAG GTTACTCGTTCCATAGGTGATGATGATCTAAAGCCTGCTGTAACTGCGGAACCTGAGATAACTGAAACTATTCTCTCCCCAGAGGATGAGTATTTG GTAATGGCAAGTGATGGACTGTGGGATGTTGTGAGCAATGCGGAGGTTGTAAGCATAATCAGGGACACGGTGAAAGAGCCTGGAA
- the LOC126593195 gene encoding protein kinase and PP2C-like domain-containing protein isoform X1: MVMEIVEPNACIRGCCSSNSIPLHLPPSSYTLLRPIARGAESVVYEALLDGKKVAVKKPILSTSDDLDKFHKELQLLCKLDHRGLAKLVAAHAKPPNYMYFFEFFESPNLSEKLHMEEWTPTIDQVLVIALHLAKALQYLHNLGIVHRDVKPANILLDNDLCPHLADFGLAVYKEDLKGVSLENWRSSGKPTGGFHKKNMVGTLIYMAPEILKKETHTEKSDVYSFGISLNELLTGVVPYTDLRAEAQQAHTVLEMNYTEQQLTAAVVSDGLRPVLADPESGVPSALLSVIQRCWDANSQNRPSFDDIVAELVIILKQREKIKEPDSSFHDSLNSLGNQPIDVGNNLQAYQEGINWFTQGENSINRACEPKHGLEKWLQASNDTLAYHPVLSWGSFATCGRRETMEDTHFLLPHVCNERDIHVFGIFDGHRGAAAAEFSARAFPGFLQAISSISSPSSALFEAFIKTDIAFRAELDISRKSKRVIQKDWHPGCTAAAALIVRDKLFVANAGDCRTILCRSGHPFVLSKDHVASCLEERDRVISAGGDVRWQVDNWRVGRAALQVTRSIGDDDLKPAVTAEPEITETILSPEDEYLVMASDGLWDVVSNAEVVSIIRDTVKEPGMCSKRLATEAAERGSKDNITVIVVFLRPVSTAERIF; this comes from the exons ATGGTTATGGAAATTGTGGAACCAAACGCGTGCATTAGAGGTTGCTGCAGCAGCAATTCCATTCCTCTCCATCTTCCACCTTCCTCTTACACTCTCCTCAGACCCATTGCCCGAG GGGCTGAGAGTGTTGTATACGAAGCACTTTTGGATGGGAAGAAAGTTGCTGTCAAGAAACCCATCTTGTCTACTTCTGATGATCTTGATAAATTCCACAAGGAATTGCAATTGCTTTG TAAGCTGGATCatcggggattagcaaaattggtAGCTGCGCATGCAAAGCCTCCCAATTACATGTATttctttgaattctttgaatCACCCAATTTGTCTGAGAAACTACACATGGAAGAATGGACTCCGACTATCGATCAGGTGCTTGTGATTGCTCTCCATTTAG CAAAGGCTTTGCAATACCTGCATAACCTCGGGATTGTACATAGGGATGTGAAACCGGCAAATATTCTT CTTGATAACGATCTTTGTCCCCACTTAGCAGACTTTGGTTTGGCTGTATATAAAGAAGATCTTAAAGGAGTTTCTCTTGAGAATTGGAGGTCATCTGGCAAGCCTACTGGTGGTTTTCACAAAAAGAATATGGTTGGCACACTCATTTACATGGCACctgaaatattgaagaaggaaaCTCATACAGAAAAGTCAGACGTGTACAGCTTTGGTATTTCACTCAA TGAGCTTCTTACTGGTGTTGTTCCATATACTGATCTTCGTGCGGAAGCCCAG CAGGCGCACACTGTACTGGAGATGAACTACACAGAGCAGCAACTTACAGCAGCAGTGGTGTCAGATGGATTGCGACCGGTTCTTGCTGATCCTGAGTCTGGTGTGCCATCAGCTTTATTGTCAGTGATACAGAGATGTTGGGATGCAAATTCTCAAAACAGGCCTTCCTTCGATGACATAGTTGCTGAACTTGTTATAATTTTGaaacagagagagaaaataaaggAGCCAGATAGTTCCTTTCACGATTCTCTTAATTCTCTTGGTAATCAGCCTATAGATGTTGGCAACAATCTTCAAGCTTATCAAGAGGGTATTAACTGGTTTACTCAGGGAGAAAATTCCATCAATAGAGCTTGTGAACCTAAGCATGGGTTGGAAAAGTGGCTTCAGGCTTCAAATGATACTTTGGCATATCATCCAGTACTTTCTTGGGGATCCTTTGCTACCTGTGGCAGAAGAGAGACGATGGAGGATACACATTTCCTTTTGCCACATGTGTGTAATGAAAGAGATATCCAtgtttttggtatttttgaTGGTCATAGAG GTGCAGCAGCTGCCGAATTTTCAGCTCGAGCTTTTCCAGGATTCCTGCAAGCTATAAGTTCGATTAGCAG TCCAAGCAGTGCATTGTTCGAGGCATTCATTAAGACTGATATAGCATTTAGAGCTGAGCTGGATATTTCTCGTAAATCCAAGAGAGTTATCCAGAAGGACTGGCATCCTGGTTGCACTGCAGCTGCAGCTCTTATTGTTAGAGACAAACTTTTTGTAGCTAATGCAGGAGATTGCAGGACAATACTGTGTCGTTCTGGCCACCCCTTTGTTCTAAGCAAG GATCACGTTGCAAGCTGTCTCGAAGAAAGGGATCGGGTTATTAGTGCAGGAGGAGACGTAAGATGGCAAGTTGATAATTGGAGGGTGGGTCGTGCTGCTCTTCAG GTTACTCGTTCCATAGGTGATGATGATCTAAAGCCTGCTGTAACTGCGGAACCTGAGATAACTGAAACTATTCTCTCCCCAGAGGATGAGTATTTG GTAATGGCAAGTGATGGACTGTGGGATGTTGTGAGCAATGCGGAGGTTGTAAGCATAATCAGGGACACGGTGAAAGAGCCTGGAA
- the LOC126593195 gene encoding protein kinase and PP2C-like domain-containing protein isoform X3 has protein sequence MYFFEFFESPNLSEKLHMEEWTPTIDQVLVIALHLAKALQYLHNLGIVHRDVKPANILLDNDLCPHLADFGLAVYKEDLKGVSLENWRSSGKPTGGFHKKNMVGTLIYMAPEILKKETHTEKSDVYSFGISLNELLTGVVPYTDLRAEAQQAHTVLEMNYTEQQLTAAVVSDGLRPVLADPESGVPSALLSVIQRCWDANSQNRPSFDDIVAELVIILKQREKIKEPDSSFHDSLNSLGNQPIDVGNNLQAYQEGINWFTQGENSINRACEPKHGLEKWLQASNDTLAYHPVLSWGSFATCGRRETMEDTHFLLPHVCNERDIHVFGIFDGHRGAAAAEFSARAFPGFLQAISSISSPSSALFEAFIKTDIAFRAELDISRKSKRVIQKDWHPGCTAAAALIVRDKLFVANAGDCRTILCRSGHPFVLSKDHVASCLEERDRVISAGGDVRWQVDNWRVGRAALQVTRSIGDDDLKPAVTAEPEITETILSPEDEYLVMASDGLWDVVSNAEVVSIIRDTVKEPGMCSKRLATEAAERGSKDNITVIVVFLRPVSTAERIF, from the exons ATGTATttctttgaattctttgaatCACCCAATTTGTCTGAGAAACTACACATGGAAGAATGGACTCCGACTATCGATCAGGTGCTTGTGATTGCTCTCCATTTAG CAAAGGCTTTGCAATACCTGCATAACCTCGGGATTGTACATAGGGATGTGAAACCGGCAAATATTCTT CTTGATAACGATCTTTGTCCCCACTTAGCAGACTTTGGTTTGGCTGTATATAAAGAAGATCTTAAAGGAGTTTCTCTTGAGAATTGGAGGTCATCTGGCAAGCCTACTGGTGGTTTTCACAAAAAGAATATGGTTGGCACACTCATTTACATGGCACctgaaatattgaagaaggaaaCTCATACAGAAAAGTCAGACGTGTACAGCTTTGGTATTTCACTCAA TGAGCTTCTTACTGGTGTTGTTCCATATACTGATCTTCGTGCGGAAGCCCAG CAGGCGCACACTGTACTGGAGATGAACTACACAGAGCAGCAACTTACAGCAGCAGTGGTGTCAGATGGATTGCGACCGGTTCTTGCTGATCCTGAGTCTGGTGTGCCATCAGCTTTATTGTCAGTGATACAGAGATGTTGGGATGCAAATTCTCAAAACAGGCCTTCCTTCGATGACATAGTTGCTGAACTTGTTATAATTTTGaaacagagagagaaaataaaggAGCCAGATAGTTCCTTTCACGATTCTCTTAATTCTCTTGGTAATCAGCCTATAGATGTTGGCAACAATCTTCAAGCTTATCAAGAGGGTATTAACTGGTTTACTCAGGGAGAAAATTCCATCAATAGAGCTTGTGAACCTAAGCATGGGTTGGAAAAGTGGCTTCAGGCTTCAAATGATACTTTGGCATATCATCCAGTACTTTCTTGGGGATCCTTTGCTACCTGTGGCAGAAGAGAGACGATGGAGGATACACATTTCCTTTTGCCACATGTGTGTAATGAAAGAGATATCCAtgtttttggtatttttgaTGGTCATAGAG GTGCAGCAGCTGCCGAATTTTCAGCTCGAGCTTTTCCAGGATTCCTGCAAGCTATAAGTTCGATTAGCAG TCCAAGCAGTGCATTGTTCGAGGCATTCATTAAGACTGATATAGCATTTAGAGCTGAGCTGGATATTTCTCGTAAATCCAAGAGAGTTATCCAGAAGGACTGGCATCCTGGTTGCACTGCAGCTGCAGCTCTTATTGTTAGAGACAAACTTTTTGTAGCTAATGCAGGAGATTGCAGGACAATACTGTGTCGTTCTGGCCACCCCTTTGTTCTAAGCAAG GATCACGTTGCAAGCTGTCTCGAAGAAAGGGATCGGGTTATTAGTGCAGGAGGAGACGTAAGATGGCAAGTTGATAATTGGAGGGTGGGTCGTGCTGCTCTTCAG GTTACTCGTTCCATAGGTGATGATGATCTAAAGCCTGCTGTAACTGCGGAACCTGAGATAACTGAAACTATTCTCTCCCCAGAGGATGAGTATTTG GTAATGGCAAGTGATGGACTGTGGGATGTTGTGAGCAATGCGGAGGTTGTAAGCATAATCAGGGACACGGTGAAAGAGCCTGGAA